The genomic DNA GCCCATCTTGTCACACAGGGTCATCTACGTGAGGGAAAGTGTCACCTGTCGTTGGGAAATGCCATGGCAGCCAGTCGCTGCTTTCAGAAGGTTCTAGAGTTGGAGCCCAGCAACAGAGAGGCCCATCAGGAGGTGGGCATCGCAACGTTTCtcacaaatgtcaaaatgtgtgttttgtcgtATAGTTGTATTGCAGAGCTGTGTGCAGCTCGTTCAGTAACATATTGACCCATTTGTCATAGCCTCGGCATACTCTGCATAATGTTGTATCTGCTTTAGCTGTGTAGTTGCCTTTGATGAACATGCAGTTCTGAGCAGACGGGCACGCCTCAGCATTGGGCTTGTTCTCTCTCTAAGTCATTTAGGTGAACATGGCTGCTGCCAGGAAGAATCTACTTTTGTGAGAATTACTGTATCCTCACGCTCATCTTGGCAGAGACATTACTGATAgatatctgttttattttagaataAGAACGCAGGGACTCTCCTCGAGTATGAGCGAATGGCTGAGTTTGGCTTTGAGAAGGGGGATTTCAGAAAGGTACTTCACACACATTCTCcaactgtttcctttttttaaatggcaaattATATAATCATAAATTTGACTTTGGTATGTatgaataaattatttcaagacATCCTACCTCAAGATCCTACCTTTTATCAGTTGAAAAAGATAtatatagtttgtttttttgctctgaTTCAGGTGGTGTACTGTATGGATCGGGCTTTAGCTATGGCTACTGCCTGCCACCGCTTCAAAATCTTCAAGGCTGAGTGTCTGGCTCTGCTAGGACGCTATCCAGAAGCTCAGTCTGTAGCAAGGTGGGAATAATCAagcttttattatgaatgaaatggTATTGCACTCCCTACTTTCTAGAACTAGCTTCTCATCTTCATAAAGtgttttaaagcaacacaatgtagttccttttaatatcattttgatgGTGCGCAAACTTGCATATAGATTTATATGAGTATGTCATGATCACATTGCTCCTTAAACATCTGGTTTTCAAATATGTAATGCGGGAGTATTATGTAGAAACTCTTTGCCGCTTTGCAGCAAAGTTGCACACCAGCGGGCGGAGTTAACAGCTAGCTGTGAGGAAAAACtagtttgttcttttctgtgtggacaCCAAGCCAGATCATTACCAGTCCTAACCCCTAACCTTCATTATCAGTCAACATGTTACTTTGCAAAACTTGTGCTTATAACATTGATACCATTAAGTATCTGGGTATTGATTAAACATTTTCATAGGATATTGATGAACCATTTCCTGAACAATACATTTTTCCATTCCAATTCTTTGATCGAAAAATTACAGGCGTTCTTTAGTTTCAGTCGGCACAGTCTTCTTTTCACAAACGCAGACCAACTTTCTGCTCTCACATTTATTCCATGAACTATCCAGTGTCTAATTAAATTTGTAGTGTCACTCATTCATTGAACAATCACAAACctttcaaaacacaacaaagcttCACAGGGAATGAGCTCTGTCTCCAGTCGTAACTTCCCACATACCCCAAGACGACCAATTACACACACCGCTATATCTCATTCAAACAGCATGCTGCATGCTTATTGGCTCACTGACACATATTAGATTATCTTCTAATATGTGGCAGCAGAAGGACACCCAAACACTTAAATAGATAAAAGAAACACATGTATACCACAATTCCTTTATGTATGTACAGTTAGTTAGTGCTGGGCGGTATGGccaaaaatgtacattatggTCTTTTACCAATTATTAACCGTTTGCACCGCATAcgactgtattttttttttttatgcatgagAGAGATAGCAGTgaatctgagtgtgtgtgtgtgtgtacgcttAGTGCAGCagctgagtgtgtttgtgtagatgtGAAGCTGAGAGCAAATATtacatattgtttatttttttacatattagAACAATGTGTGTGGACTTAAAACAAAACCTTCTGTTACAGTGACATCCTGCGAATGGATTCAACGAACGCAGACGCACTATACGTTCGAGGTCTATGTCTTTACTATGAGGACTGCATTGACAAAGCTGTACAGTTCTTCATCCAGGCTCTGCGGATGGCACCTGATCATGAGAAGGCCCGGCTTGCCTGCAAGGTAGAACCCTCATTTTTGTAGGTTTGTTGTGATAAACAAGGGttttcatcatctactgctttatcctccacatgagggtggcaGGGCCactggtgtcaatcccagctgacaaggggcaaaaggcagggtacaccctggacaggttgccagtccatcgcagggccacacagagacaaacatgcattcactctcacactcatggtcaatttagaatgtccacttaacctgcatgtttttgtactgtgaGGAAACTGGGTTATTTTAATtagttttgatttaaaacagaTTATTCTCCAGTGGACCATAGCATCTATTAATTGTGAAGTGtgcattaactggttaacaaatttaaaaagcCATCTAGCTTTTTGACTTGATAAGTTGTGTGGTCATCCTCCATAATTTATGTGGAATGAAATGCATGTAATATAAGCTGaactgtttttttggggggttttttttcaaGAGAACTCCACAGACAACACTGTAAAATCTGAAATCTGATTAATTTAGTAGACAAGTGAACAAGGGAATATGGAACAAAAATCAAAGGGGACAGACAAATGGTTAATATAGATATCTTATATTTCAAGTGCAATTAAatacttgtttttctctctttctacaTTAGAATGCCAAAGCACTGAAAGCCAAGAAGGAAGAAGGCAATCAGGCATTCAAGAACTACAACTATGACGCTGCGTACCAGCTGTATACTGAGGCCCTGGCGATAGACCCCAACAATATCAAGACAAATGCTAAACTGTACTCCAACAGAGCCACAGCAGGGACAAAGGTAAATGCAACGAGACCTTCAAAAAATGGTGCAACATATTTGTGGTCCTGAATAGCGCTGTGCATTTGTGATTTGATCTCTGAGGGTGGATGTTAACTCTGTGTCTTATCACTTTACTGTCCATTAATATTTCCTCATCAACAGCTGAAGAAACTAAATCAAGCTATTGAAGACTGCACCAGTGCGATCAAACTCGATGACACATACATCAAGGCCTACTTAAGAAGAGCTCAGTGGTATGTTATACATTCAacatgagtttgttttttagcatttttttgtCCTGCTGTCAAGTATTGTGCAGTTTTgattgactttgactttgtgtGTGACCTGTAGTTACATGAACACAGAGCAGTATGATGAAGCTGTCCGTGACTATGAAAAAGTTTACCAAACAGAAAAAACGTCAGGTCAGTGGCTGTTTACTTGTCTGAAACGATTCTCGGGCTTgtcctgtgcacacacacacactcatgtggtCCGATGTGTATTTTCTTACTGTAGAGCATAAGCATCTACTGAAGACAGCACAGCTGGAGCTGAAAAAGAGCAAGAGGAAAGATTACTACAAGGTACTCGGGGTCGGCAAGAACGCCACAGAGGACGAGCTCAAAAAGGCTTATCGCAAACGAGCCCTTATGCACCACCCAGGTAACCCATTGTCTCTAAAACATGCATTCAGAGTGTGCatttagatttaatttaatgttataCATGGTTCCTGCTGTATTATATCAATATCTTGCAGACCGCCACAGTTCAGCGACTCCAGAGGttcaaaaggaggaggaaaagaaattCAAGGAGGTCGGTGAAGCCTTCACTGTGCTCTCCGACCCAAAGAAGAAGGTCCGCTATGACAGTGGACACGACCTGGATGAAGACAACAGCTTTGATGGTGGAGGTAGATACTTAAGATTGTTGCTTTTCTTTGGCTGAATTTACATTCAACCTACAGGTCAGTATTTGGATGGAAGAGAACTGAGTTTAATACAAAGGATAAACACCTCAGTTTGATCTATTGCAATGTTAACAGTTGCGACAGATGTGCAACCGAGAATTCTCAGTCATTGACGGCTATTTTTCTACCATGACGGATAAATCTGAAGGCTGTCTGTAATTGTGACAGATTGAACACGGAGGTCACTCTAATGTAACTtgaaataattcacacacagcACCGCCAATAACCGTTATGGTGCCGGCAGCACCATGCTGCGGGATTTCCTCCTGCTCAAGCGAGTGCCTGCAGGATCGGGAAATCCCACATTTAGAGAGTCATGCCGACTTGTTATTACTTCTCTTGGAGAAATGTTCCTGGACTTCAAGACTGTGGCCGAAGTGGCGCTGGTAATACCAGTATTGATTGCGGCATTCTCCCTTGATGCGTTTGATTCCGCTGAAGTGAGCACAATGTTAAAAGCAGGGGGAAGTTCATTTAGGACACTGAGGGCAGGCTACAGATGGTCAGTTGAGTACACTTGTAAATTGTTGACTCACTTTGACTTTTAATTGTGATCGTCTAATTCTGTATGCATTATTCTTTGCTGAGACATTGCGCTGCACTGTTTTCGTGGCCTCCCTCAAAAATTAAATAGAATAAAGTTCTGTGCCTAAAAACACCCTGTTGTGGACGggattatttttgaaaatgaaatattattaaatgggctatatttaaaaaaaaataataataataatatgagcgagtaacgttaagcaagagagcaAATTACCtgatctctggctcaccaaagaaaattagaAAGACAGTCTTGCCCAAGATCCTAAGGACAATCACTTGACCAAATGCAGTTGGTCAATTGATTGCAGTGCAAGTggtaaaatgtgagaaaatattTTACCACTAGTAAAGCACTATTGTGTTAAATTCAGGTACTTTTGGTACTTTTTGAtactttttcctcctcctccttgaaAGTCATCACCTTCTAACCCcatattttcttttgctttctCTAGATTTTGATGCAAACAATATCTTCAGAGCTTTCTTTGGGGGCCATGGTGGAGGCTTTAGTTATGATAACAAtcaaggtttgtttgtttgtttatttgtttcctgGTAAGGTTTATTGAGAAACACTCTGCAGAGGGACATCTCATTGACAAGTTCCTTTCTGATTTCAGACTCTGGACCTGGAAATTTCTTCTTCCAGTTTGGCTAAAGTTAAAGCAGCATGTGGGAAGATGCAGCCTGGCTGAGGACAAAACCAATTTGGACCAGGTCACCCTGTGATGCTCTTACTCCTGAGTGTCACTGTTTTAAGAGTTTTCTGATTATTGCATTCACTTCTTAATTGACTCGTTACATTGACGTTAACATCCATAGGGAAGGATAATTCAGAGACTCTAGATGTGAATTAAGACTGACAATAAATAAGTACAAAAGAAACCTTTAGAGGAAATTTGGGTCATCTGATTCAGAGCATGTCACTATTGCCAAAATCGCATTTAGTAAAATGTAATCATGTGAATCTGCCTCAACTTTCTTAAAGGTGAGTAGTAATAAGGAATGATTTAAATATAAGGTTTTAGATAACATGacatacatttttaaggttCTACTGGGTCAGCAGGTCTGTACTGAGTCAATGTACTGTATGAAGTTAAATATCAAAATTGACCTCAGGAAAGACTTAAGGACATCACTGGTCTTGTGTGTCCGGGTTTTATTGGCTCTTGCCAAATGTAGAATTGCCTCGctgggttttttgtttcttcacctcttttccattCTGCATTATAACTTTGACTTGAATGTAAAGCGATTAATgtcagtttctttttctttaatcttctCTCGAcctgtttatatttattgtaatgTGAATTCTAACCCATATGCAGCAGAATGCCATTGTCTCCCCCCTTTTGTAAGAGACgtgtataaatgtttttatatcataATCGTCTTTCTCAGATTgtgcaaaccttttttttttttttttttgaacagtccaaaatcagcacacacacacccctgcagGTTGTCCTCTGTTCAAAGCACCAGTCACACGTGTTGTACTGCAAATTCAAGTGGTGCCTTACCAGATCAATTAACCTCACATAAACCTACATGAGACACTGTTCAGACAACATCCTATTTGCAACAAGGTCATATTTGTACAGcacatgtttttggtttttttcttatGTTTGTGGTCTTTCATAGAAAAAGCAGTTTTTCTTTCCGTTTAGCTAAATTTTGCTGGTAAATTACTCATCTTGCTAAAACTCGAAGGAAGTTGATTTTCACGTTGCTGTCCTGGTTACACCCAGCTGACTTGCACCTACGCTCATGCATGTTCAGTCAGTGCAGCCCTTACCCTACTTGTTCCACCTGTTTAAAGGGATGCTGAAATTTGGTTGGGAGCTTCAGTTAATTGTTTTGTCACTGATCCATGAATCATTTGTAAAAAACAGTATTAAGAACACATGCTTTTCTTATTGCATAAATAAAGGCTCATCTTTTACTGTACTTTTGGTCTCCTAAATTTATTTGAACAACTCTCTTCTCTTTACCAGCCACAGAACGTATTTGTGAAATGTaacttatttaaatgtttgctctGTAAATAATACAATAGCACCATCTTTAGGCAATTGACAAATGTTTCTATTTGTATGTCTGGAGGGAGTTCTTTCAGCCATCAATTTACTTTAACATTTTATATAGCTTTCTTTATTTGTCATAAAACTAACCAGTTTCACAAGAGCTAATTTGTGCGTTTACTATTTTTTggtaaacacatttacatgttatttaaagtgtaaacacacacacatcttgtgtacaaatctgtaaaaaaaaaaaaaagcaaatttgtGAGTCTTGACAAATGTACCAGGTAGTAAAATGTAAAGTAATTAAGTTGGAATTCCATGTGTTTGTTACTCTTTAAATTTAAGCGAAGTTTTAAACTGAGATTTAGACACTATTCATAGACAATTTTGTTCAAAACAGCAATATTTCAACTTGATCACAACCaattgattacatttttgtgtttcagcatttttatttgtttcttttttacttgGAAAAACAGAATCAgtatgaatttaaaataataaaacaatattttttttgtcagtttattAACACACTGGTGCTTTCTTCTGTGTGGCCTCTCGGGGCGTTACGAATTGTTACGCGTGACCTTTTCCAACCAATCAGGATCTTGTAGTGACGTGTATCCATGGTCAGATAATGGTGTGACGGGTTGACGGCTGGCAGTAGCAGACTCCCGGTTAGACAAGAGGACGTGACTCCGCTGCCGTGTCATTTGTCACCAGGACACCACTCCCGTCTTTCGACAAGGCGTAACGTTCATTTATAAGGtaactgtttttgttcaggTATTTTAACACAAGACGTAATGTTTGTAACTGTATAGCAGTTAGCTAGGCTCCGGCGGTTAGCTTGTCAGTTAGTGAGGAGTCCAGTTCAGCGAGTATGAGATGCTGCGAGGTTTCACAGATAAAGCTGAACACAGTATCATCTTGTTAGAGACAAAGATGTTTTATATATATCCTCCATTTTATCATACGTAGATCGTGGCCTTTAAAAggctttacatttaaatgtcagtgatGTAGTTACCCCGCGGAGTTTTTGTTAATCAAGCTAACTCATTAACCTGACAATAGTTAGCAGCTCCTGCCTCACCGCGTGTCTCATTCTGTAGGTTTTGCTCATTGTCCCCGTGTAGGAAGTTGTGATTCACAGCTGGGTACTAGCACAGCTGAATTTACCGTAAAGCTGGTCTTCAGGAGTGGGTGTGGTAGTTGCCACAAGGGggttcattcattttattactGGCCTGACGCAGACGATCATGGTCGAACTGAAGCACTTTCCTCTGGTTCTTGCTACTGCCCCCAAATTCTTCATCTCATGAAACCGTGGACTGTGACACATTTCACCATTCAAACATTGGACTTGACCCCGTGGTTTAGAGAAACAATGGGACGTCTACTCATCTGCTTAAAGACGTTTttggtgaaataaaataaaaatggcttGTGTTCCGGGAGCTGTAATAAACTCATGAGATACCATTGTTTTTACTGAGGCACATAAGATACGATTCATGTTATCAAGGCTCACTGCTTATCACTGTTTGGTTTATGGTGGAGAAAGTAGGTGCGATTCATAAAAGGTGATGCCATGCAACCTGCTGGTGTTCAGCATGTCTCTGAATTGGCACTGAACCAAGACAAGCATGACCTGCACTTTGACATACCTTTGCAAATAGCTATGGTGTGCAACCTGCAGAGTAacgatgaagatgaaggaggCACATGTACATACTTATGAATGCCAGCTGCTGTAAAGTTAAAAAATAGGAAAGGAAACATGcacattgaaatgtttttgcTCCTGTCAGCTTAGGTGACATTGGCAATGATGGGTTGGTTGAGCAGGTTGAACAACATTGTGTGATCACTGTGATGTCTTGAAATGGGAATATCAGGACCATTGATGcagtgtgtcacatttgtgTTGGCTCATCATCACCTCCTTTATGTCTGATAACTTTCACAGACATGTTGGATGTCATAGCATTTTTCACCCTGTTTTTTTGCATCACCGCTTGATTTTGTTAATAACTTTGGCTTAAATGTGAGTGACTTGTTTATGTTCTATAGTTAGAAGTTACgtgcgtttttttttattgtttaatctgCCAATTATTGTTTCAGAGGccatgtcttcagtgtttgctttGCTCCACAAGAAATTCCTATCattatggattattattatgaaacgGAACACTGTTCACTGGAAccaaatatgaataaaataattgcTGATCCTAAAAAATGTTTGCCATTTAGCGTTGAGCAGTTTTTGCATCTTTGCTCTGCAGGGCAAATATCAACTggcacttaaaaaaataattttaggGTTTGAAATAGttacatatattaaaatattattcaCTAGATACATTGAATACATGCAGGCATGTCTTAATTAtacataattataatattattattttgatgattgattaatcagttttaatgtttgttatatcatttataaaacatcaaatttgtagcctcttaaatgtgaatgttttctggtttctttgctccatataacaaataaataatttaaactgaatcattttggtttgtggacaacacaagacatttgaaaaacactttCTGACaaagattatttgattaatcgatAAAATAAGGGACAGATTAATCgagtatgaaaataatggttagttgcagatCTAGTATTAACAGTCAGGTATTGGATATTGGGTTAAAAGAAATGGCTGCTTCTCTGGTCTTCATGAACTGACCTAGTACAGACTCATTTTAATGACCTCTAGCTTCTCTATTAACTTTCCTGCCAGTTAGTCTGCTAATTTAGCATCTTTAAATATTGATGGCATAATAAAGATTTTTTGGCTATTGATAATTCCACAATCAAAATACCTTGCTTTCTGGTTTGTTAAACAGTCTACTAAATATAGAAGTTTACAAAATCTCCAAGCCTCTATGCAGTTTATATTCAAAGTTTGACTTAACACCaacttgtctctgtctgtggatTGTGAGATACTGTGGTGTTGTGAGGGTTATGAGGCCACATTGCCAAAATCTTCATAAATAGGGAAGTGTACATTTCAGCCtgagaaaaatgtatttagtggCTGGTTAATTTGTGCAATTCAACAAGTTTTTAAGAGTCTTAAATTTGACCTGCAATGTCTGGTTTGCTCTTGTTTGGCGAGTGAATTTTGTGGAGTTCAGTTAAATGTTTGCTCTCAATTAAAAGCCATGAGGTGGGGGGATCTGACAAGCTCAAATAGTGGTTGTTTGTTGATTCCACACTTAATCCTCTACTGAAGTGACATATGTGATGATCAGTTTTCAGTTTGTAAACATGAGTTTgtcacacaaacgcacacacatacagtaaaccGAGTCACAAACGaacgagctgtggatgttcagtgcagctgactgtgtgtggaacaatcactgatctgttttgtttattcaagtaaaaataggttttgttttctcgtctttattttacaattcaacacttttttttttaccccttgtgtgaaatctctaaagacaggatgTGTTCTAATGATAACAGTATCTAGCATCTAGTATCTTTTCAACCTGACGTTGGTTACTATTCATATACACTGTCAcgatctccaaacacaagacaatgaatgacagcgcaACTActgattatattcataatcgattaatcgagtttGTAAAATATCGATCAGACCAAACCTGGAATTGATGATTTCTCGTaaaattgttttgtccacaaaccaaaattattcagttttaattaattctttgttatatggagcaaagaaaccagaaaacattcacattgaaGAGTAAAAATGAGAGCCTGTttcaattattgaaaaaacactttcattaattaatggattatcaaaaatagattatcaaaatagttgacaaataatttagtaattgattaataattgaataattgttgcagccctaatcatGATCATTGTGAATCTTGGATTTTTAGGTTTGGACAGATTGTCCCTAGATGATTAATATGCACATTTCCCCTCGGCTAACAAAGGTATCACTTACATTTAAATAGTCAGTCAAGGGCTATGTGGGTGTTAGCAAATGCTTTTATAGTTTATCTCAGTTCGGCACTTTGTATGAAGAGATTTGTCACTGTTAAAATCTTATACCCAGATATTTATTGCTGGCAAGTAATCAGATATCTGAAAAAGGCTGCTGTTCTTAAGGGTAGTCGATCTTAATTTGTCTAACGTTACTGTGTGATTGTAATTATTTAAGTGAGGCACATTTAATCATGTTATGATATCCTAACTGTGGAGTTGCAtttgtctcttttcctctctcccccAAAAGTTACTGTGCTAACGAATGCTGAAATGTCAGCGAAAGCCATCTCAGAGCAGACGGGAAAAGAATTCTTGTACAAGTACATCTGCACCTCGGCCGCTGTTCAGAACCGCTTCTTCTATTCCAGAGTCACCACTGAGACTGACTGGAACCGCCTCACTCAGGAGCACCCATGGCTGCTGACAGAGGTAAGACTGCTGTACTGCTATTCAAGTTGACTTCAAAACTCGCGTCCTATCAGGGTAAATGGCTTTTGTGTACTTTGTGGTTTATCTGTCTTCCCCTTGCTCTTCCTGTAGCGGCTGGTGGTGAAACCAGATCAGCTGATCAAGCGGCGTGGGAAGCTAGGGCTTGTGGGCATCGACCTGGACCTGCAGGGAGTCAAGGAGTGGCTGAAAGACCGCTTCATGAAAGAGACCACTGTAAGCTGACTGtcatctttctgtctgtctgtgaaatGATTTACTAAACTCTAAACACTATTATTTAAAAGTGAGCTCATAAGCATAAATGCAACCTGAGATCCTCTTCTTGTCAAGTGCTG from Solea solea chromosome 21, fSolSol10.1, whole genome shotgun sequence includes the following:
- the LOC131448963 gene encoding dnaJ homolog subfamily C member 7-like codes for the protein MAAVDMDVPVEPESHIPMEEDLERQAECFKEQGNALYSRKDYSEAFNYYTKAIDACPRNASYYGNRAATLMMLFRFREALEDSQQAVRLDDCFMKGHLREGKCHLSLGNAMAASRCFQKVLELEPSNREAHQENKNAGTLLEYERMAEFGFEKGDFRKVVYCMDRALAMATACHRFKIFKAECLALLGRYPEAQSVASDILRMDSTNADALYVRGLCLYYEDCIDKAVQFFIQALRMAPDHEKARLACKNAKALKAKKEEGNQAFKNYNYDAAYQLYTEALAIDPNNIKTNAKLYSNRATAGTKLKKLNQAIEDCTSAIKLDDTYIKAYLRRAQCYMNTEQYDEAVRDYEKVYQTEKTSEHKHLLKTAQLELKKSKRKDYYKVLGVGKNATEDELKKAYRKRALMHHPDRHSSATPEVQKEEEKKFKEVGEAFTVLSDPKKKVRYDSGHDLDEDNSFDGGDFDANNIFRAFFGGHGGGFSYDNNQDSGPGNFFFQFG